Proteins encoded by one window of Rhodamnia argentea isolate NSW1041297 chromosome 6, ASM2092103v1, whole genome shotgun sequence:
- the LOC115753235 gene encoding non-specific lipid transfer protein GPI-anchored 6-like encodes MVSRNCGSPVWRLRCLLAAAVTAAALIGSGRSDLNQDRAQCADQLVGLASCLPYVGGDARTPTIDCCTGLKAVLDKGKKCLCVLIRDRDDPNLGLKINATLALGLPSACHAPANITECIDLLHLAANSTDAKLFKGATNSSSTVSSNSTATPAASANSTGSGGGSASEVKSHGGDRTPMKRWWVLEIMCGVLIVLSTSNRMWGA; translated from the exons ATGGTTTCGAGGAACTGCGGGAGCCCCGTGTGGAGACTGCGCTGCTTGCTCGCGGCGGCGGTGACGGCGGCGGCGTTGATAGGGTCGGGGCGGTCGGACCTGAACCAGGACCGGGCGCAGTGCGCGGACCAGCTGGTGGGGCTGGCGAGCTGCTTGCCGTACGTGGGCGGGGACGCGAGGACGCCCACCATAGACTGCTGCACGGGGTTGAAGGCGGTGCTGGACAAGGGCAAGAAGTGCCTGTGCGTCCTCATCCGGGACCGGGACGACCCCAACCTCGGGCTCAAGATCAACGCCACCCTCGCCCTCGGCCTCCCCTCCGCCTGCCACGCCCCCGCCAACATCACCGAGTGCATCG ATCTCCTGCACTTGGCGGCGAACTCGACGGATGCCAAACTGTTCAAGGGAGCCACGAACAGCAGCAGCACCGTCAGCAGCAACAGCACAGCCACCCCAGCTGCTAGTG CAAACTCCACCGGCAGCGGCGGTGGGTCAGCTTCTGAAGTGAAGAGCCACGGCGGAGATCGGACGCCGATGAAGAGGTGGTGGGTACTAGAGATCATGTGTGGAGTCCTGATAGTGTTGTCGACGTCGAATCGAATGTGGGGCGCTTGA